The Henningerozyma blattae CBS 6284 chromosome 7, complete genome region tcttcctcttcttcttcatcatcttcaccTTCACCCTTAGATTCACCTTCAGTTTTAGATTCGCCTTCAACTCCAGCTGGGGTTTCAGCTTCTGCAATTTCATTGGCATTAATGAACATTTCTAATGGATCTTTTACGAAACTAACTGTATTTGAACCgtaattaattgataaacCAACGTAATCATCAACAGCAGCTtgtaataatgatttttcaatatcccaataagataattttaatgagCTTGGTAATTGGACAAAATcatataattcattaatttcaacaTCAGTGAATTTTTCAGATGCAGCAACAAACATTCTTCTCATTAACACACCAgctaaaaatttagaataatttttgaagtaAGGTTTAGATTCTAATTTTGGTAATAAGTTAGCTAAGTCATCTTTAATAGTTTCTGGGTTGAAGttgttttcaattaattcgTATAAAGctttaatatcttcatcGACATATTCtgcaattttttcttgtaaaCCCAAGGCAATCATACCAGCTCTAGTTGGTTTACCGTCTAAGCCCAACAATTTATATAAACGTTGTTTATAATCATAGCCAACAACTGGTAAGTCGTCTAATGGGATTGATAAACCTGACAATAAAATCAACGAAGCATAAGTAGTTAATTGATCCTTAGTAGCATTTGGATtagtaataaataaattgaaaaatttttcccAAGCAGCAGTATGTAAGATAACATTATTGGAGACTAAGAAAACTTTGGCCATGttagaataataaatagcTAATGTAGATGATTTTGGAGGAACTTTAGACATCTGCATTAAATGGAAAACATCTTCGATAGACTTCAAAGCTTCATGCcataattctaatttgaCAGAAACATTAACTTGATTGAAACGTTGATCCAAATATCTTTGTAAAGTTTCATTATCACGTAAATCAACAATATTATTGCCAGATTTAGATTGTTGATAATTAGCAGCATCTAAATGTTGACGTAAAATATCAGttaatttcttgaattCATTCTTACGattatatttcaaacaAAATTGCATGGTTCTGTTGACAACACCTGCGTAAGTAATTTCTAAATGagaattatttcttaataaatCCAAAACAGATCTATAAGCTTCCCAGGTGAATTTCATCCAAGAAgtaaattcatcatcattgaACCCAGTAACAGATTGATCTTTAGAAAAAGCTGAAACCAATAAATTTTCTGGAGTAACACCACCTTCTAAATCATCAGCAGTTTCTCTGTTTGTTTCATTCTCTTTCAATTGTTGttcattcatttttttttcaaccaAATCAACATATTTACGAGCGATTATACCAATAGAAATCAAACCTTCTTTGGAGTTTTGAATCAACTTCTTGTATTGATGTAAAGCATCTTTAATGTATTTTCCCTTTCTTAATTCAACACctaattccaaaaatttgaaaataattggtTCAACAACAGAAGGTTGAGCAAAACGAATTCTTCTAGCAGTGAAGAAATCATGTAATGAAACTAAAGCAGCTTGTTGTTCACCGACGGAAATTAATTCGTCAGCTCTCTTAAGAGCGTTTTCTGGATGTAAAGCTGGAGGAGCCATCTTAATAATACAGCAAAAAAATGGTTttcttgttgttgttattgtttATGACGATAAAGATCTTTAGATAGTATgtgttttttcttttaactacgatgaataatttttttttttcactagcatcaaaaaataaaaaaaaaaaataataaaattttcgGTGAAACAATACCCGGACAAGAATTAAGACAATGAAACATTTCCATTTCAAAGGTATACCCAAAAAggaattttgattttattttaaacatTTTATATGATCAAGTAtgattagaaaaaaaaaaatctaaatgGTTaggaatttttattaactaGATTCCAATTATATGGGTTggagaaaaattaaattatttaatttatgaAAGTTTATCTCACTGcaattttaatagtttGGATATGCAGATCAGAATAACCTATATGTAATTCTAACAATAATCATAAGAATAAAGGATCATCATCCTGGAAATGGATGTTATACTATTAACTTTCCCTATTTTgtctataatttttaattgggTTCTTCCTCAACTAAGAAGTAATGTATGGATTAATATCTTGAAGTTTATAGCATTCAATGTATaacatttcttttttcgTCAAAAGTAGGTAGAATCctttgttttgtttttttttattgcaAACTTAACATACATTGGTCAtgtttgaaattaatatattaaagaatgaaaTTTTCACAAGTATGATGATTCTGACCAAAATGGATACAAGATGTCCAGACAATATGAAATAGTCTAATATGCAAATTGTGGTATTT contains the following coding sequences:
- the RPG1 gene encoding translation initiation factor eIF3 core subunit a (similar to Saccharomyces cerevisiae RPG1 (YBR079C); ancestral locus Anc_3.303), coding for MAPPALHPENALKRADELISVGEQQAALVSLHDFFTARRIRFAQPSVVEPIIFKFLELGVELRKGKYIKDALHQYKKLIQNSKEGLISIGIIARKYVDLVEKKMNEQQLKENETNRETADDLEGGVTPENLLVSAFSKDQSVTGFNDDEFTSWMKFTWEAYRSVLDLLRNNSHLEITYAGVVNRTMQFCLKYNRKNEFKKLTDILRQHLDAANYQQSKSGNNIVDLRDNETLQRYLDQRFNQVNVSVKLELWHEALKSIEDVFHLMQMSKVPPKSSTLAIYYSNMAKVFLVSNNVILHTAAWEKFFNLFITNPNATKDQLTTYASLILLSGLSIPLDDLPVVGYDYKQRLYKLLGLDGKPTRAGMIALGLQEKIAEYVDEDIKALYELIENNFNPETIKDDLANLLPKLESKPYFKNYSKFLAGVLMRRMFVAASEKFTDVEINELYDFVQLPSSLKLSYWDIEKSLLQAAVDDYVGLSINYGSNTVSFVKDPLEMFINANEIAEAETPAGVEGESKTEGESKGEGEDDEEEEEEEEEEEEEEEDEKGAIENAEGAEGENAEGDSGAPTTKTNAFIFKGLVKLSNYLKEENENFKELTYLQKIKMARTNMIEQNARALERKKTIAEERAKKSYERKQKHLEAAAINAEQDAELRQQRMLNEKANIEAKMEEEANRRLLEKKKRAFAELQKEQVKKFIENINSTGRTYIDPELAETLSLKEIKDKVFAQATEEKIDLESRNSYAVKKLDYIERAMRKAELPLLKAESERGIEADKAKYETMKEKIIENARTQHASQLEDHERLSKVFTDFNKFKTNLRTKYDSEGLVERQELKAKFEAAKKARIEEIRQKRYEELVAQARAKKDAELLRKRQEIEEAASQKQKSTSIPGGSSYMDKIKRKKAEQQQNARVNGSTSSASPAPAPSTPSTPATKPTPAPAKEESSTPGKPLTYMEARRLRMAREAGK